Proteins from a genomic interval of Myxococcales bacterium:
- the infA gene encoding translation initiation factor IF-1, translating into MAKDGAIEVEGRVIEPLPNAMFRVELENGHQVLAHISGKMRMHYIKILPGDKVTVELSPYDLSRGRITYRAK; encoded by the coding sequence ATGGCGAAAGATGGCGCGATCGAAGTAGAAGGCCGGGTTATTGAACCCCTCCCGAACGCGATGTTTCGGGTCGAGCTGGAAAACGGCCATCAGGTGCTCGCCCACATTTCCGGTAAAATGCGGATGCACTACATCAAGATTTTACCGGGAGACAAGGTGACGGTGGAGCTTTCCCCGTACGATTTGAGCCGGGGCCGCATCACGTACCGGGCCAAATAG